A part of Thiohalorhabdus sp. Cl-TMA genomic DNA contains:
- a CDS encoding cobalt-precorrin-6A reductase, translating into MQVLILAGTAEATALARLLEGHPVLEATLSLAGRTTRPARSTLPRRSGGFGGVAGLTDYLRRNRVGALVDATHPFAARISANAEPAAAAAGIPLVALTRPPWTPQAGDRWVPVDSLDAAAEALRPLGHRVLVTTGRQELAPFERVPEKHYVVRTVDPPEPPPDLPDAVFLQGRGPFDMDSEATLMAEHGIEVLVTKNSGGDATRGKIDVARERGVPVVMVQRPARPEAVPALHDPAAVLRWLEERAGAPH; encoded by the coding sequence ATGCAGGTACTGATCCTCGCGGGCACCGCCGAGGCCACCGCCCTGGCCCGCCTTCTGGAGGGCCACCCCGTGCTCGAGGCTACCCTTTCCCTGGCCGGGCGCACCACCCGGCCGGCCCGCTCCACCCTCCCCCGCCGCAGCGGCGGCTTCGGGGGCGTGGCGGGCCTTACCGACTACCTGCGGCGTAACCGCGTTGGTGCCCTGGTGGATGCCACTCACCCCTTTGCCGCCCGCATCTCCGCCAATGCCGAGCCGGCGGCCGCGGCGGCCGGCATCCCGCTGGTGGCGCTGACGCGCCCGCCCTGGACCCCGCAGGCGGGGGACCGGTGGGTACCCGTGGACAGCCTGGACGCTGCCGCGGAGGCCCTGCGCCCCTTGGGACACCGGGTACTGGTCACCACCGGCCGCCAGGAGCTGGCGCCCTTCGAGCGGGTACCCGAGAAGCACTACGTGGTCCGGACCGTGGACCCGCCGGAACCGCCGCCGGACCTCCCGGATGCGGTCTTCCTGCAGGGCCGAGGCCCCTTCGATATGGACAGCGAAGCGACGCTGATGGCGGAGCACGGCATCGAGGTGCTGGTCACCAAGAACAGTGGCGGCGACGCCACGCGGGGCAAGATCGACGTGGCCCGCGAGCGCGGCGTGCCGGTAGTGATGGTGCAGCGCCCGGCCCGCCCGGAAGCGGTCCCGGCCCTCCACGACCCGGCCGCGGTGCTGCGCTGGCTGGAGGAGCGGGCCGGCGCACCGCATTAG